A stretch of the Tistrella bauzanensis genome encodes the following:
- a CDS encoding DUF1272 domain-containing protein — protein sequence MLEMRPGCECCDRDLPADAPGAMICSFECTFCQDCAESRLGGRCPNCGGGLVARPPRPAALLSRFPAATARVVKPEGCSASA from the coding sequence ATGCTGGAGATGAGGCCCGGTTGTGAATGCTGCGATCGCGACCTGCCGGCGGACGCGCCGGGGGCGATGATCTGCTCGTTCGAGTGCACCTTCTGCCAGGACTGCGCCGAGAGCCGGCTGGGTGGCCGGTGCCCGAATTGCGGCGGTGGACTGGTGGCGCGGCCACCCCGGCCGGCGGCGCTGCTGTCGCGGTTTCCGGCCGCAACGGCGCGGGTGGTGAAGCCAGAAGGCTGTTCTGCCAGTGCTTGA